The Eptesicus fuscus isolate TK198812 chromosome 20, DD_ASM_mEF_20220401, whole genome shotgun sequence genome contains the following window.
TGCCCGGGTCCTTCTCCGCCGACCCCGGCCCcggccggcccccggcccccgacAGGTCGTTGAGCCGCAGGAAGCTTCGGGGCTGTCCTGACTCCTCGGCGCCCGCTCCATCCTCCTCCTCGTCCATCCTCTGGCCGACCGGGGCCCCGGGCGGTCTCGAGAGGGGCGAGCGGCGCCCCTCGGAGGAGGTGTCCTCACGCAACCGGGGGGCCCCGGAGGGGGCGCATCTGGGGGGCTCTAGGGCGCAGGCTGAGCCCCCGGGAGGGCCAGTTCagcccagctccccctgcccGCAGGGGCATGCTGCCCGCGGGGCGCCGGGTCGCTGGGAAGCCCCGCCCGGCGCGAGTTCCGCTACCCCAGGGCCCCTagggcccccccgccccgggccagcCGGCCGGCTCCCCCTCACTTTGTTCCGGCTTCTTCGCTTCGCGCCTAGGCTCCAGTCGCCCGATTTGGCTCTACCTTCGGCGAAGCGGCCCCGATAGAGGAGGCGAGAAGGGGGGGTGGCGGAGGGCGGGGGGTCCGGTGAGGGGCGCCCCCTCTTCCCGCGCCGCGGCTGGAGCAGGATCTAAGGGGTCAGCATCGTCCCGGCTCCGCGCCAGAgacggcggggggaggggaggagggatctCTTTGGGGGTGggtttggagggggtgggggccggcttcTTCCTCCACCCCGCGGCGGGCTCACGGTCCGCGAGAGGCGGGGAGACCGCGGGGGGCAGTCCCTGGCGGGGGTGGAGGCGGagatgccgccgccgccgcaaCCGCCGCGGTGGCTGCCGCTGCCGTAGCTTTCGCCGGCGCCACAGCCGCCTCCTCCGGCCGAGACGCGGAGCGAGCGAGCGAAAGCGGCGGCGAGGAGCGCGGCGCACACCACAGCTGGATCCCTCACTCCAACTTCAAGCCTCGGCCccgcctctccccagccagcctcgcAGCCAATCGCCGCGCGCCGTCGACACCGAGCCGCCTGCCCATTGGCCGGCCGCCGTGGCAGTGCGGGCGGGGGCGCCCCGGGAGAGAACCACAGCTGGAATCCGGTTCCCACCCCAAAGCCCAGGAccgcccctctctcctcctctcggCCCTGGGTCCGTTCCCGAAGGCTGGAGCCAATTAGACGGCTACCTAGACCGAACCCACTTTCCTATTGGCCGCTGGGGTCTCGGGGACTCCCCTGGAGGAGGAAGCCCCGGGAAATCGGAGTCTTCGGCGCGGGGTCCTGGGATGGCGCCGCCCGCCCCCACCGCATTCTTTGTCCGAGACCCTTTAATTGGACTATAGCCGGAGGGCGGGGCTCAGCTCTGGGCGGGCCTGGAGGTAAAGGGAGGCAGGCGACCCGGGGGTGTGGGGCGTGACCAGGATCCCAGACCGAAATCTAGGTATCCCCCCGATTAATCGCCCACCCTGGAGTAGAGCCTGAACGGGACTGAGGAAGGAGAAGAGCGGAACAGGTTGTCAGGCTGGAGGCTGCCAGTCTTGGGAATACCGGCGGATCCCAGGAAAGGCTGGGGTGGGCAAAGTCTGGGCGTGGCCTCTGCCAACCTCTTGGACTTGATCTAGTCCCAGTTCACTCCTGCTGCTTCCACCCTGATCTCCTAACCTTCACCCGCTGACCCTGACCTCACATTGACACTCCTGAGCTTCATTCCCTCTGCCCCCCCAGGGATCCTGTGGAGGGTGTGCATTCCACGCGGGAGCTTTGCACTGGAACACGTGGCCCCAGGCAGGTCATGCTGGACCCAGAGCCTATCCCCCAAAGCAGCTGCGAAGCAGAGATAGGCTCCTGCGAAGGGACCTggggtccggggggggggggtgtgtgtggaggctCAAGTGTGGAAGCCCAGAGCTGGGCTTTACTGACTCTTGAACTGCAAAGTTTCACCAACCCGCcactccgtgcctcagtttctccctctcaAGTTCCAATATGGTTTATGGGGAGACTGCACGCAGGGCAAGAGCTTCGTGGGGCTGCTCTCCTCGCACATCTCCAACCTACCAGGAGCGGGTCCACTCAcgtgcagcccccagcccccacctggcctCACCTTCCCGATTCACCTGCCCGAGCTCAGGCAGCCCTAGCCTGCTCGCCGCCAACTCAAAAGTCTGTGGGTACCCAGAGCGCCGCGggagtgctgggtgctgggtgctgggtggggtggggcggggagagcacCGAGGATTAGCGGTCGGGAAGCGCTTCCCCACTTGTGCTAAAGGTAGACCGGGAGGAACAGACCAGGTCAGAGTCTCCCAAGCCTTCGGGATGCGCACGCCACTGCGGAGAGGCAGAGGAATGGACCAGAGGACCTCCCGctcccgcctctcccctcccccactccccggcGGTCTGCGCTCCCTCCAGGCTGCGCCActcgcgcagcccccgcgcgcctccCGCCGCGTCGGATGGGAGTCTCAGCTCCGTCCCGGGCGGGGTGCGCTGAGTGCGGTGTGGCGGGGAAGGCCAAGCGGCGGCTGCGCCTTCGCCACCCCGTTTGCCCTTTCTCCGAATCCCCGCACCGAGTTGTGCAAATGAGGCCGGGCTCATTTGCATTTCATGCTAATGAGCAGATCCCTTAAGCGCCTCTCCCTCCTGGCGGGAGTCTCTGCTCTCATTCTGCGTGTGCCGAGCCAGAGTCTTGAACTCGCAGCGGTCTTCTGGGAGAGGGGCCTATTTATGGTCGGCTCCACGTGTCTGACACCTTCTTCCCTCCCGCCGGTCCGCAGTCTGCCGGGTCTGCCTGCCCTTTGCGCCGGACCGACTGGATCAAGAAGCCTAGGGAAGGTAGCGACTCTAATCAGCCCCTCTTTGCAAAGGGGAAAATGAGGCCAGAGAGGTTTGGTCGTGTTTCCTGGTGGCCAACAAGCTCAACACCTTAATCCACCATCCAGGCCACCCCCTGTCTCTGGGCTGAACTCTGTTCTAGAACATAGGCAGAGCAGAAAGAGGGTAGACACAGGCACCATCTGAACAAATCGAGACCCACATTTACTtccctgggctaggggcctgggGTGACCGGCCACCGAAGGCATCCTGGTCTCTGTTCATGGCACCAGGGTGCTCTGACACCCCCCTCAGGGTTGCTCCCTGTTGGCCTgagtgagggaggagagaggagaagcagAACCCATAGGGAAGGCAAAGGAAACCTTGAAACCATCCTGAACTGCCACGGTCCCCGCCTCATCTCTGACATCACCTCCTCAGAGTGGCCTTCTTTCAGCAGCTGTGCAGTGCCAAGGTGCAGAGGACACGGCGCTGAGCGGGTCGGAGTCTGGAACCCGCGGCACTCAGTCCAGGCTGGAGTTCCATGGCTATGTTTGTAGTAATGAAATGATTGTCTCTCCCTCTAGCCTCTGtgttccctgagggcaggggccatGTCCATTTTACTCACCGGGGCCTAATCTAATGTTCGGCAGATAAACAGGTACTTAGTATCTATTATGTTAGATGAACAGTGACTctcaggcagggagagggaatgagagggaCAAGACATTCCTTTTTAGGGGGGGCTGCAGTTTCCCAACAAAGAAGTTAGGCCTACGTGTTACCTAAGCTTTCTTCCGAGTTTGAGGGAGCGCCCCCATAcaggccctgctctgccagcggcccctccagcccctcccctttcCGCCTCCCTCACAGCCTGGCCGCTTCCTCAGGAACCCGATAATCTCCCCATCTGTGATGCTCTCTGCGCAGCAGTGATACACGGTCCCATTTAGTCACCTCGCAGCCTTGGGAGATGGGTGGTGGTTGTCCCATTTTTTACGTAAAGAAACCGAGGCGCAGAGCGATGAAATTAACTTAAGCGACTGCCCAAACCACGAGGCCCCGTCTCCAATGgccctggcccacagcccctccaggaCAGTCCTGCCCACAGAGCAAGGAGCATAGCCAAGAGGGAGCAGCATGAGGGAGAGGGGGTGCAGACTTAAAATCCCAAGTCTGAGCAAGACGTATGTTCAGCCTTGCCCTCTTTAGAAAATGCAAGCACTCCCAGAGAACTAGCCCTTTAAGGCCCCAGCGCCTTCCTCTGAACCCATTTACAGAATCCAGGTGCCTGCCTGGTGCCGGAGGAAGGAAAAGCAGACacacagagcagaagggagaccGGAAGCGGGGGACAGGAGACACCAAATGCACCCTCCCTCACGGCTGGGTCTGAGTGGTCTTTATTGTATCCCGAAGGCCCCAGAAAGAACCAGACGTGTTGAGCCATCTCAGGCCAAtctctcagcctctctgggccttgaaTATCTTTATCCGTAGGCCAAAAGTACTCACCTTCTCACCTCATTCATGAGGGTCAGTGGGATGACTGAGACAAGGGGACTTTGCAAACTGCCTAGACCTTTCCAAAGCCACGGCTGGGGATGCCAAAAAGGCCACCTGTGCTTCACAATGCTCCGCCTCCTTCCTCACTGCccccagaccaggctctcttTGCCCAGCCCTCAGATTTCCTGGCAAGGCTGGGCAGGCTCCAGCCGGAAAGGGGACAGCTGACCTTGTTGGCCGGAGCCCTAATCCCCTCCAGATGGGCCGGTGGCTTGCACAGAGGGCCCAGCTGCCCGGATAAACCCTGTTTCCTAGTGACCATGTGCGACTGTGTGTGACCGTGCCCAGGGGGTGGCCATGGTCCTCAGCAGACCTTGGAGTGACTCAGTCCAGTCTCCAGCTCCTTCATGTCCCACTCCTCCCACTGCTGGCATCCCCACAAGCAGTGGCCACACTTGGGTCTGGTGTCCAGCAGCTCCGCCTGGCTATCTGTGCTGTTGGCTCTAAGGCTACAAGGCTCAGCAGACTCCTGAAGGTCAGGGTAGGGGACAGCtccgtcccctcctccccacctgtcAGCCCCTTCACCCTACACCTGCCCTTCCCAAAGCACAATTCCTAGCGCCCTCCCCATGGTGGGAGCTAGATGGGGTTTCTGGGGCCTGTGAAGGGGTGGGGGCCAAGAAGGAGACTTGTGAGGATCTGCCAACATTGAGGGGACAGGAGGTGGTCATGGGAAGGCACCAGCTTTCCCTGCAGCAGGAAGGACTCCGATTTGGAGAAGGACTTCCAACTCCATAGATGCTCCAAGTGAGAGGAACTCTGTCCCCGGCCTGGGGGTGTGGAAGCAGGGGGATGGGCCATATGACGTCCTGCAGGCAGGCTTGGCTCCATCCTGGTGAGGCTGAGGGCTGGATGGACACCCCAAAAGAAATATCCTTGGTCCTGCTAACAGCAGCTCCCACAATGTGCCATATGCAAATGTCATTTCAGGGAAAATAAAAGTTAGTATAAAGCATCTTCCTGCGCCTTCGCCAGCTTAAAACAGGAGGGGATGATGGGAAGCGGAGGGTAGACTCCTTGCTCAACCCCACCTAAGGGCAAGTCCacactccaccccacacccactggTCATGACTGGTCCCCTGACCTCAATTTTATCCGGACCACAATGAccgtggccaggggcagggtgacCTCTGAAGGTGAAGGAGGAATTTGAGAAGGCagaggggtcagttaggggctCCCAGAAGGAGGGGGCCTGGCTGCTAGCTAGGCCTGGGCTGGAGTCTGAGGCCCCTCTCTCACAAGCAAGGACAAGGCCCCGGGTTACCGCGGGACGCTGTTAGGTTTATTTCAAGGTGAGTGGGTGCCCATGCGGTCAGTGTGGATGGCCAGGTCACCTGGTGACAGGGTGCCCAGGGTTGGCCGCAGGCTCTGCGGGGCCCTACAGGGCTCATTCTCTGGTGGGTCGGGGAGCTCCGCCTCCTGCTCCAGTCCCAGCCCAGGGGGGCCAGGCAGTCAATGATGCAGCAATTTTCGCAGTTCACTGGGCTCCGTGATAGGCATGGAGCAGGCTTGGTTCTCACACACGTAGGCGGTGGCCCGGTCTTCTAGCCGCCGCAGGGTACTCAGAAAGGGCAGCTGGCGGGACAGGAAGCTAGAGGGGTCCCCATCGGCCAGAATCAGCAcctgggtggtggcaggagagagggggTCACCTGGGGATGCTGGGACACTGCAGGGCCCGCTGGAGGGTTTCCTCTCCCCAGGCCCGCAGAAGAGGAGAtgctggggagctgaggaggaGAGGGTAGGGCCAGGTTCACGGCCGCACACCTTGTTAGGGATGTAGATGGAGTGGACACACTGCACCAGAGCCTTGGTGTCCTTGGCCTGGGGGTCTCCACAGATGACGATCTGGGCACAAGAGGAAGGGAACTCAGGGACCAGACCTACCAGGGCTTCCCCATCGTCCCTTTACCCCCACGTATCCTTAAGAAGAATGGGACTCTGCTCAGCATTCCCCAGACCAGCCACCAGGAGGCCGCCTCAGATTCACTGATGGGCAAGTAAGGACACACActcactcccccccccacacacacacacatgcatgtgcatgcaAATTCGCAAGGTGTCACGCATAGTGGTAGTGATACAAACATGGGGAGACACACACATGGGCAGAGAcacctgcacatgcacacacacacacacacacactcacatggtACAAACACACAGAGACCCATACACGGAGAGACAGAGTCATCACATATGCCCACATAGAGGCAGGTACCACATATACaagcaaccacacacacacatacacacacacacacacacacacacacacggagagatATAAAGGTAAACATGCAAACGTACGGCATATACCTGCACACACACCAGCAGACCCAACTACACGGTACACGGAGACATACAGAGAAACACTTCATCGGCCCCAGCGCCCACCACCCATAGGACCCCTGCCTCCCGGCCCGGCTCTGAGAGCCCAGTCACAGGCACTCGCAGAGGCACCTGCCGGTACCAGAGGCCTGTCTCAGACGCACACTGACACAGACGCCTCCACCTGCACAGAGCGGCCCTTACAGCTGTTCCCGCCGAGACACCTGCGCACAGACACTCCTAGGTGGCCACACACTCATGGGCCTGCATCCTGTCCTATGTCCCCATCCCCCACGGGGGCACTagcttccctcccaccccggcTCCCAGCCCAAGTGTCCTCAGCACCCCACCTGCTTGAGAGTCTGCTGGTGGGCCGAAAGGGCCCGGACCATCTCGGGCAATGCCACGGGGACACGGCGCATGCGCTCGGAGAAGGCCGTCAGCAGGCACACACATTTGTCTATCCAGTCCTTGTGGCCCGTGAAGCCGTGCAGCCGGAGCAGGTTGTGGGCCGACACGGAGTTGGCGCTGGGCTCTGCACCATCCTGGTCTGCAGGGTGCATGGGGGCGGAGCCATGAGGGGGGGTCCCTGGGCCCCAGGACTGTGGCCGGGGCGGCTAGAGGGATGGAAGGGGaggagccctgcccacccaccctggcccaggTCTGAGTGGAATGCCAGCACAGCAGTGATGGAGCTGTTGCTCTCCCACATGCATACTCAGCTCCCttgccctagatcagtggtcggcaaactcattagtcaacagagccaaatatcaacagtacaacgattgaaatttctctggagagccaaattttttaaacttaaacttcttctaacgccacttcttcaaaatagactcgcccaggccgtggtattttgtggaagagccacactcaaggggccaaagagcctgcatgtggctcgcgagccgcggtttgccgaccacggtcctagatgAACTGTTGGTTCCCCGGTTCCCCCATCCCACTGATGACACCTCCATTCAACcacccagctgccagccagggtggCATTCTCcttgtccctccctttctctcacctCCCACTTCTAATTTCTCCACGAGACGGCTGGGTCTGCAGCCAGAATAGACCCAAATCCTCTACTTCTCCCATCTCACACTTCTCCCTGGTCCAGGCCTTTGCCAGCGCTCGCCTGAACTGAATGCCATTAACAAACAGCCTCCTAACCTATCTCcctgcttcccctgcccccatcccttcTCCACCATCAGTCAGAGTGACATTCTTAGAGCTAATCAGAGCAGGTCACAGTCCACTTAAAACCCCTCAGAGCCTTGGACTCCTTGCCACGCCTACAAGACCTGCAGGGAGCCAGCCCCCTCCTCACCTGGGCACTCTCTCACACAAGCTgatctctgcctccatcctccATGGCGCAGGCTGTCCTTTCCAGGCCTCTCagaggctgttccctctgcctgaaatccctcccccctccaactCCTCCATGACCACTGGGCCCCATCTTGTCCTCTGACCCTTGCTTAAATGAACTTGTCACTGGTTTAATCTGACCTCCCTCCAGCTGAGTTCTGCTCCACTGTTGTTCTCTCTCAgtatcttttattcattcaactaatgtttcttgagcacctactatgtgccaggcctgtgCTAGACCCCTGGGGATGCAGCAGTGACAAAGTCCTGCTTTTGAGaccaggggaggagcaggggcggACCATTAACAGACCAGACACATCAAGTGATGGTAAGCGCTACTGAGGAAAGTTAGGGGACAGGATGCAGAATGAAGGCCTCATACTTCCTCATGGCACTCACAATTTTAACTGTGCATTTGTGCGTGCATTTTTGCATTAAGTCTTAAGGTGTCTCCCCTACTACACTGTAAGCTTCGTGAGGGGAGGAAACTAGTCGGCCTTGTCCGGTATATGAATCCAGGCATGCCAGTTACTGTGCTAAGCATATTCACGGAACAGTTCATCTTTACGTCAACCCTGTAAGGTAGCACCAGTGTTAACTCCACTTTGCGAATTAAGAAAATGAGACTGAAATAGAATGAGACCAGGCCAAAGTCACTCGGTGAGTAAGTGATGGAGATGTGTACCCAggagggcctggcccctgccctcgCTGGCTCTTCACCACCCACCCAGCTTATGCCGCCTGCAGGGTAAACCAAGCCCCCGTTGGGTCCAGGAAACCAGGCCAGCTCTGCAACCCCTCACTGACCATCCTTCAGACGCAGGGGCAAGCCAGCCCCCAGCTCAGCCTCACTGCAGAAGTAGCCGCCACCACGGGAGTCCCAGAAGAGCCTGTCTTGCGTATCCTGCAGCCTCAGAGCCCACTCGAGCCACGCACTCTCCAGCGAGGCCTCGTACAGGTCCAGCAGGCCCCGCACCACGAAGGCGTAGTCCTCCAAGAAGCCCCAGCAGGGCGGGTTGCTGAGAAGACAggcacggggaggggggaggggctttcACAGAAGCGGCCCTTTTTGTGCATTCTTTCATTGAACACAAAAAAGTCTACCTCTCCGGTGGGTCCCATTAGCCCATTTCCCGGGTGAGCAAGTAGGCCCAGGATGGCCAAAAGCTCACAGCCGGCcgatggcagagccaggactggagTCTACCCAGAGGGGAGGATAGGAGCAGAGCGAGGCCTGGGTGCCCAGGGAGACAAGCCTTCCTCAGCTGcttgcccacccccacctgtgCTCCACGGTCCCCCCAGATCCTGCGTAGCAGGTCCGCATCAGACGGCTGCTGGCCACGTCAAACATGTGTCGCTTCAGGAACTTGGCACCATTGGTGGCGTAGTTGACCAGCCTCTCCATGCCCAGGACAGCTCCGGTCACAGCGTAACCAGATACCATCAGTCCTAGAGGGGGGTGACACCAGTGGTCGTGAGAAGCTGGCCGGGGCCCTCCAGGTATGTCCCCTCCCTTTATCCCCCTGAGCCCTGATGCCGCTCTGGAGCCACTCGGTGAGGGGGTGGGACTTGGGCTCCAGCACCAGGCGGGGCTGGGCTCCTAGCCCCTGTCTGTGACCTTGGCTGAGTTACTTAGTCCAGAGATAATAAACCTGATTAGGGAAAAATGAATGTACAGCAGGTGTCGGACACACGGAAGGGTAATTCTATGAACGGGCCGGGCTTCAGACACGGCCGCCCCACCGTTCCAGGCGGCCAGCATCTTGCTGTCCAGGTGCGGCTTCGGCCGACGTTTCCGGGCCTGGAAGAGCTTCTCCAGCCCTGTATTGAGCAAGGTCcgcaccacctccacctccaggccGAAGCGGGCCGCGGTCAGCTCCAGGGAGTACCGCACGGTCAGCACGTTCTGGCCCTGCAGCTCCCCCTTGGGGTCCTGCGGAGAATAGCTCTTGTCCGAGAGAGTCCCGAGCCTGTCCGCCGGCCCAGCTTCCTGCCCCGCCCACGCTTCCGGAGCCctcacctggctggggctgatGTTGCCGGCCTCCGTGAGCCCGTAGTGCTTCATGAGGAGCTGGCCGGAGGTCAGCGGCTCCGTGGCACCCAGCACGGGCTCTGGGAGCAGCTGCTGGACCTCTTTGATGGTCCACACGTAGAAGGCGCCCTCTTTGGGCGGCAGGCCCCGCTCCGGGGGCGAATCCGCATCCTCTGCGCTGTAGAAGCCTCCagactgtggggaggggagagttgCTGGCCCCAGCCTTCGGCGCAGCGGAGGCCCCGAGCCCTCCCGCAGCCAGGCCCGCCTGCCTCGGTGGACACACACCCGGTGACTCAGGTTCCGAGCCACGTACTGCAGGATGCCTTTGGCAACGTCGGAATAGAACTCGTCGCCAGAGAtctgaggggaggaaggaggctgtCAACAGAGGTCCCGGGGCAGCCGAGGCACAGCGGGGCAGGCAACATCCTCCCAGGGGAGTGCGGAGGGGACCTGGGTACTGGCCTTCTGGAAGGGGATTAGGAGTGGGGTCAAGGGGGAGCCACAAGTTACCAGAAAGACCCTGGGAGGAGCAGCCAGGAGGAGGTAGATGGGCTGGGGTCAGGGGTCACCTGGAAGGCCTGGGAATAGGCCACGGCAAGCTGCCCCTGATCATACAGCATCTTCTCAAAGTGGGGGACGTGCCACTGGCGGTCCGTGGAGTAGCGGTGAAAGCCCTGGACAGGCGGGACATGGGTCTGGAGGCcgaccccagcctctgcccccaccccacggcCTCCCGCTGCCCCCTCCAGGGAGCGTCTAGCCCCCTCACCTGCCCTATGTGGTCTCGGATGCCCCCATTGGCCATCATTTTCAGGGTGTGCAAGGCCATCTGCTGGGCCCGGGAGCCATCCTGGGTGAGTCGGTGGCTGAGCCAGTAGGAGAACAGGAAGCTCAGGATCACTGCGGGCACCAAGAGCACGTGGGCAAGAGAATGGGGGGAACAGAGGGTGCAGATCTGGGTGGTCAgcaggcctctggccaggctggggttaGGATTTCACACAACAAGGCAGTCTCTCTGACAGGCTTGGGGTCAGGGGGTCAGTGGTCAACCCAGAGCACAGAAGGTCTATCTtcaggtcagggtcagggtcagggtcacgGCTAAGGTCTTCAGTCAGATCTTGATGAGATAGCTACTGACAGGATGGGAGTATGGAGAACGGGAGGATAATGACCAAGCCATTGACCAGGACAGGCATCAGAAGGCAAGGCTGGGGTGAGGCgggcatgggaggggggggcacTGACCTGGTGTGGGGAACTTGGGGGCCTCAGCGAAGCCGCCGTACTCCTCATCATAGCCCTCATCCAGCTGCTGGAAGCAGCGGCTGTTCATGGTGGCCGCCGAGGGCGGCAGCTGGCGGTCCCCCGTGCTGATCtccgaccgggccagcagggccgTGGTGACACGCTGGCTGTTCTCTAGCAGGGCATTCTTATTCTGTTTCCACTGGGCAAGGCAGGAGCAGACCTGGAGGTCAGcttgggtgggggtcccttgttCCCTCGCCCTtgacccctgccaccaccacccccattcaCACCCACCTGATCCCGTATTCTTAGCAACACTGTCCGGAAGCCAACTCGGGTCAAGCCATCCTCGGGGGGGAAATAGGTGCCCCCCACAAAGGGCTGGAGGTTGGGAGTCAACCACACACTCATGGGCCAGCCCCCACCACTGCTGGTGGCCTGGGGGAGAGAGGGCGAGGGTGAGGGGAACGCCCCGCCCCCGACCCCCGTGCATGcgcaccgccc
Protein-coding sequences here:
- the SPATA20 gene encoding spermatogenesis-associated protein 20, producing the protein MSHLSSSPPKHKGEHKGHSLPRGSERGGSSRDKDRSVSVSSSVSMPAGGKGSRTNCAQSTPQKVPNRLISEKSPYLLQHAYNPVDWYPWGQEAFDKARKENKPIFLSVGYSTCHWCHMMEEESFRNEEIGRLLNEDFVSVKVDREERPDVDKVYMTFVQATSSGGGWPMSVWLTPNLQPFVGGTYFPPEDGLTRVGFRTVLLRIRDQWKQNKNALLENSQRVTTALLARSEISTGDRQLPPSAATMNSRCFQQLDEGYDEEYGGFAEAPKFPTPVILSFLFSYWLSHRLTQDGSRAQQMALHTLKMMANGGIRDHIGQGFHRYSTDRQWHVPHFEKMLYDQGQLAVAYSQAFQISGDEFYSDVAKGILQYVARNLSHRSGGFYSAEDADSPPERGLPPKEGAFYVWTIKEVQQLLPEPVLGATEPLTSGQLLMKHYGLTEAGNISPSQDPKGELQGQNVLTVRYSLELTAARFGLEVEVVRTLLNTGLEKLFQARKRRPKPHLDSKMLAAWNGLMVSGYAVTGAVLGMERLVNYATNGAKFLKRHMFDVASSRLMRTCYAGSGGTVEHSNPPCWGFLEDYAFVVRGLLDLYEASLESAWLEWALRLQDTQDRLFWDSRGGGYFCSEAELGAGLPLRLKDDQDGAEPSANSVSAHNLLRLHGFTGHKDWIDKCVCLLTAFSERMRRVPVALPEMVRALSAHQQTLKQIVICGDPQAKDTKALVQCVHSIYIPNKVLILADGDPSSFLSRQLPFLSTLRRLEDRATAYVCENQACSMPITEPSELRKLLHH